In one Arenibacter antarcticus genomic region, the following are encoded:
- a CDS encoding TIGR04283 family arsenosugar biosynthesis glycosyltransferase — protein MKLNNHNSISIIIPVFNEATTIKMLLEYLRENSVTNAIKEIIVVDGGSTDQSFAIAKDFGATMLRAKKGRAKQMNIGAKHASGEILYFLHADTFPPKQFDQYILSAIETGFKAGCFRMRFNTSKKFLQFFAWFSRINHKLCRGGDQSLFVQKELFHKSKGYNEAYIIYEDTEFIGRLYRSAKFTVLPQHVITSARKYEQLGTVRLQYHFGVIHLKNILGFGPDQLYDYYKKNIAN, from the coding sequence ATGAAGCTAAATAACCACAACAGTATTAGCATCATTATACCTGTATTTAACGAGGCTACCACTATTAAAATGTTACTGGAATATCTTCGGGAAAATAGCGTCACAAATGCCATTAAAGAAATTATAGTGGTAGATGGAGGCAGCACCGATCAATCCTTTGCTATTGCCAAAGACTTTGGCGCTACAATGTTAAGGGCGAAAAAAGGCCGTGCCAAACAAATGAATATAGGGGCAAAACATGCGTCCGGAGAAATTCTGTACTTTCTTCACGCCGACACCTTTCCCCCAAAGCAATTTGACCAATATATTTTAAGCGCTATAGAAACAGGTTTTAAGGCTGGCTGTTTTAGAATGAGATTCAATACTTCCAAAAAATTCTTGCAATTTTTCGCTTGGTTTAGCAGGATTAACCACAAATTATGCCGTGGAGGAGATCAGTCGCTATTCGTTCAGAAAGAACTTTTCCATAAATCTAAGGGGTATAATGAGGCCTATATCATATATGAGGACACCGAATTTATAGGGCGACTCTATAGGTCCGCAAAATTCACGGTGTTACCACAACACGTAATCACTTCGGCAAGAAAATATGAGCAGCTGGGCACGGTAAGATTACAGTACCACTTTGGTGTGATCCATCTGAAAAACATACTTGGTTTTGGTCCGGACCAATTGTACGATTACTACAAGAAAAACATTGCAAACTAA